gtgcaaacggaggccaaaatgagttaggggtgatgatcggagatcaggaaataccaaagagcgaccgttttcgctacctaggatctatcttgcaaaagaacggagaatttgatggaaatctcacccatagaatacaagctggatggatgaagtggaagagtgcatccagcgtgttgtgtaaccgtcgtaggccactaaagctcaaggaaaaattttataggacggcaataaggccggcaatgctgtatggcatagaatgttaggcagtgaagcatcaacacgtaggtgtagtggagatgaggatgcttcgttggatgtgtgggcacacgagaaaagataagattaggaatgaggatatccgaggtaaagtaggagtagccgaaattaaaggaaagatgagagaaaatcggttacggtggtttggacatgtgcaaagaatgcctactgacgctccggttcgaagatgtgaccacgagacagaggttcagggccgaaggggtagaggaagacctaggaaaactttggaagagaccccaagaaaagacttagagtacttggatctaacgaaggacataacacaaaaccgagcgcaatgacattttaggattcatatagccgaccccacttagtgggaaaatgctttgttgttgttgttgttgtggtcaTAATATGCCCTTCTATTGCTCATTCCCTTGTGCTTAAAAGATACTATCACATTAACGTTTACGGGGCATCTTCCATTATGAGATTATTTGTTAAGATGAGTGTCTGCAGCAAATTTTTCAAAGAGAATACTCTTACAACGGTAATAAACACCCTGGAAGCAGTTCATTTATTCATTAATCCAGAGCCTACAATGTAGAAGTATATTCATGAAAATTACAACTAGTAGGTCTCTACCCAACATCACGAGTGCATAAAATACCATAGAAACATAACATCAAACTATTTTGATCAAtcattttcctcttttttctaACCCATGAAAATTCATACCCGCTTAAGTAAAAGatcataattaaaatattaacaaATGAACCAACAATGCGACAGTAATTTATAAGAAACTACAATTAGATACTCAACAATAAAGAGAAAAGTATAACCTTAGATCCGTAAACTCACCCATATCCCACAGTTTGAAGGAACATCTTTAGTAGTTCAAGCGCTGAGCACTGCTTTCTGTAACTATCAGCAAGAAGTTTCAAGCTGCCACCCAATTTCTGGATATGGCAGCTTAGTAACTTGGAGAAAACATCAATTGGAACTTCTGTAGTACCTTCAAACCCGATACTTATCATCATCCTAGCTACTACCTTTTGAGATAACTGTGTTGCTTGCTCTTGACTAAGACATTTTTTGTTCCCTCCAAAAGCATTTTTTCTGCGGTGTATGATTCCTCCTTGTTCCATGCTGAGGTATTCAGGCCTGATGCCAAGCCTCTCAAGCATAACGGGACTCCTAGTCATTATCTGAGGCAATGTATCAAGAACTCCAAAACATTCCATTTTTTGGTTGTCATCCACTCTATTCAAAGGTGGAAGTGCACTATCGGGAACACAGTTGAACGTAAACATTGTTTCTGGGAAAAAAGATGTTTCACTATCAACTGAGTTACTACCATCTAAAAGGGAATTTGGATTCATGTGTGATGCATCTTGGATCGGATTTCCAAATCCCATATACGGATCTTCTTTGAAAGCTACGCATCTTTTCTTATGCCTCTCAAGAAGTTTTAGGTAAGCAGACATCTCCTCTGGAGTACGTTTCTCTGATTCTCGCTCCCCTGATGACAACCTAGACGGTTTGCTCATTCTATATCTCTCAAGAAACTGATTATACCATGTCTCAGACAGCTCGTCATTTTTGAATCTCAATGGTATGTTATCAATTTCAGATTCTCCATATCTTGATCCAGCACCAAAAGCGGCTTTAGATTGAGTCTGCAAACACAGTAATAAACTATAGTTATATAAGAACTCTCCACGGTTCAACTTCTAACTTTTTTTGCTCATTTTCCTCCAAAATTTCTTTTGACACAAATGCATCAGTGCAGCTCAATTTATAAATGACATCACTAGGTTGGACTAGAATGTtagattcaagagttcatattGTTTTGGGTCCAGCACTAAATAAACTTCGCCAACTGAATTGGCGCATTTTGCTAAACAAAGAGGAGATAACCAGCAATGCAGCCATAGGAATTCTGCGAGATGAAATCTGACGACTTTTTTGGTTTATACACCCATTTCCATTGAAATCTCAGTAGCCAAGTATTTGAAACATATGAAAAAAACGTGGAATTTGTAAGTATAACAATGAGAGTTAATTCCGCATTTTCATTAAAGGATTCCATACATATACTTCACATAATGTAGAATTATAACGAAACTACAAAAAAGGCATAAACATACCTAATCCATTTACTAATTCCAATTTACCAAACATATCACATTCATGGCACAATCGACGAAAGCTCGAAAATCATACCTTGGACGGCACCAAAGCGTCACGTTGTTGAACTTGAACCCCATCCTGAGACGAATTCTCCAGAGTGAAGTAGACGTCGTCAGGGTGGAGTTGCAAATCTGCAACCAAAAACAGTGGCATCGATCAGAAGCAATGAAATTAAGCCGAAACGAAAGCAATGAGCAACTAAGAAACTCACAAATGGGATTGAGCTTGGAAACGGcgattgaagaagaagaggaggaggaagaggagttGGAATTGGGGCGGAGGAAGAGGGAAACGCAGGCCTTGTCGAAAAGAAGAGCTCGAGCGCGGAGTTGGAGATGGAGGGGAGCCTTAGATTTGGAGTCCATGAAAGCTTCCCAGGTTGAAGGGGATTTGAGGAAGGGGGCGAAGTGGGCGTAGGTGGAATCGCCAAGCCATGTGCGCCAGACTTTGCAGGATTCGAGTTTGCAGGCTAGCTCATAACCACGACCGTCGTCCCCGAGTAGAGCCATTTgggggaaaggagggagagggagggacAACTTGGATGCGGTGGTGGTGATTcgagaattttttattttttatttttatttttgataagGTAAATGCATTCagagtaaattgtaacaatggtccatcaacgttaatcaaattggagcagtggtccctcaactaaacatccattaccattggtccatcaacttatcaaaatgtgtagctatagttattttcatcaatttcgtcaaaattttgtcaaaataagttatgttagaataaccatttatataattagggtccctcaaatcatcaaagtgtgtaattatgatcATTGTTGTCAACTaagtaaatttttttgtcaaaacgagttatgttggaaggaccattgctacaattgagttaaaattaagggatcatttctccagttgaattaaagttgagagatcaatggtaatgaatttttagttgagggacca
Above is a window of Malus sylvestris chromosome 15, drMalSylv7.2, whole genome shotgun sequence DNA encoding:
- the LOC126605017 gene encoding uncharacterized protein LOC126605017; this translates as MALLGDDGRGYELACKLESCKVWRTWLGDSTYAHFAPFLKSPSTWEAFMDSKSKAPLHLQLRARALLFDKACVSLFLRPNSNSSSSSSSSSIAVSKLNPIYLQLHPDDVYFTLENSSQDGVQVQQRDALVPSKTQSKAAFGAGSRYGESEIDNIPLRFKNDELSETWYNQFLERYRMSKPSRLSSGERESEKRTPEEMSAYLKLLERHKKRCVAFKEDPYMGFGNPIQDASHMNPNSLLDGSNSVDSETSFFPETMFTFNCVPDSALPPLNRVDDNQKMECFGVLDTLPQIMTRSPVMLERLGIRPEYLSMEQGGIIHRRKNAFGGNKKCLSQEQATQLSQKVVARMMISIGFEGTTEVPIDVFSKLLSCHIQKLGGSLKLLADSYRKQCSALELLKMFLQTVGYGNFGSLVEQVKDGSRNFQQTQQQIHGIQSQLQPQHQNLIRLPQQVNQQMSRQMHPQMQQIAHSKNVPFQQRQQLERMRRCQPSTPRAGMDTDKERPMVQVKIEAPSELPMDGNAFNSFNSRHPQMQFRQQQVPPTSNLTMSNVHAQSGNQFRQMASQIPQIQAQNMSVLRAPPVKVEGFQELMGGDSSSKHDSDENRLTSPSSK